A window from Triticum aestivum cultivar Chinese Spring chromosome 6D, IWGSC CS RefSeq v2.1, whole genome shotgun sequence encodes these proteins:
- the LOC123145075 gene encoding uncharacterized protein isoform X2 translates to MSGIKTIAVVPIPALGVAQFGSVQKVSENLEFLEHVKGTLCRRESILWDPSTKHIHGDALPHNTRFQLNSLSTKRLMHIKDDPENMKLLENIVGIESLGSLVSTSSSYSPSSSNGFTSYGSFNGRNPPHIVAMPVNSKSINAVRLFHNGSNLMQHNSGSENPLQLRSAKQPDSSLASATTSYSSLNNLPRIEHELSCTPNNLGYHLQSEDSSSYRNSFSACFSVGDELKPMLFDNNNNNNNNNSPVRSNPMHEVDTTGFTSQANCAVYELPNEILVEPTVGTVSTRGKVSNGNTSLLESTVFDPLIHDWWDNSVLLAENIPDFGATTTSSATEQANSDPLSVEGRGLFSESVLEELLGASGNVSTDTACGSVVSSTGPLAGCFSGCELPGYTIHQDSSYSACKEQVPPLNFPSSSYTSENVPSGASKAIPVSLANLSMDDSCSLHTANSKVGQVTNPEGVKVIKKRARPGESTRPRPKDRQQIQDRVKELREIVPNSAKCSIDALLDRTIKHMIFLQGVTKYAEKIKQADEPKMISKDSGAVLKDNSSGVVLKDNSSAASNGGATWAYEVAGQTMVCPIIVEDLSPPGQMLVEMLCEERGFFLEIADTIRRFGLTILKGLMELRDGKIMARFLVEANKNVTRMDIFLSLVQLLQQNSHNRSSDQLAKVISSGVRSFAEHQQSPMLIPVGLAER, encoded by the exons ATGAGCGGAATAAAG ACTATTGCAGTAGTACCTATCCCGGCGCTCGGCGTGGCGCAGTTTGGCTCGGTGCAAAAG GTATCTGAGAACTTAGAGTTTCTGGAACATGTTAAAGGCACACTTTGTCGAAGGGAAAGCATCTTATGGGATCCTTCAACCAAACATATTCATGGAGATGCTCTCCCTCATAATACCCGATTTCAACTCAATTCTCTTAGCACAAAGCGTCTTATGCATATCAAAGATGACCCAGAAAACATGAAACTTCTTGAGAACATAGTAGGCATAGAATCTCTAGGGAGTTTAGTAAGTACTTCAAGCAGTTACTCTCCGAGCTCTTCAAATGGTTTCACTTCCTACGGAAGTTTCAACGGTCGAAATCCTCCTCATATAGTGGCCATGCCTGTGAACTCCAAGTCAATAAATGCAGTCAGGTTATTTCATAATGGCAGCAATTTGATGCAGCACAATAGTGGTTCAGAAAATCCATTACAGCTTCGATCTGCTAAACAGCCTGATTCTAGTTTAGCAAGTGCAACCACATCCTATTCCAGTTTAAACAATCTTCCTAGAATAGAGCATGAGCTGTCATGCACACCCAACAATCTAGGATACCACCTTCAAAGTGAAGATTCATCTAGTTACCGTAACTCATTCTCAGCTTGTTTTTCTGTGGGTGATGAGCTCAAACCCATGTTAtttgacaacaacaacaacaacaacaacaacaactctcCTGTTCGAAGTAACCCAATGCATGAGGTCGATACTACCGGATTTACTTCACAGGCTAATTGTGCAGTCTATGAGTTGCCAAATGAAATATTGGTCGAACCAACTGTGGGGACGGTAAGCACTCGCGGAAAAGTTAGCAATGGAAATACCAGTTTGCTAGAAAGCACGGTATTCGATCCCCTCATACATGATTGGTGGGATAACAGTGTCCTACTAGCAGAAAACATTCCAGATTTCGGTGCCACTACCACATCCTCTGCGACAGAACAGGCAAATAGTGATCCACTATCAGTTGAAGGCAGGGGATTGTTTTCAGAATCTGTCCTTGAAGAACTGCTTGGTGCTAGTGGTAATGTGAGTACAGATACAGCATGTGGCTCTGTTGTCTCTAGCACTGGTCCATTAGCTGGTTGTTTCTCAGGCTGTGAATTACCAGGGTACACCATCCACCAAGACTCCTCTTACTCGGCATGCAAGGAACAAGTACCACCATTGAACTTCCCTTCCAGCAGCTATACATCTGAAAATGTACCAAGTGGAGCATCAAAGGCAATACCAGTGTCCCTGGCCAATTTATCTATGGATGACAGTTGCAGTCTGCACACTGCAAATTCCAAGGTCGGGCAGGTAACAAATCCTGAGGGAGTAAAGGTTATAAAGAAAAGAGCTAGACCAGGTGAGAGCACGCGGCCAAGACCGAAGGACCGGCAGCAGATACAAGATCGCGTCAAGGAATTGCGTGAGATAGTCCCAAACAGTGCAAAG TGTAGCATTGATGCTTTGTTGGACCGGACAATCAAGCATATGATCTTTCTGCAAGGTGTAACTAAGTATGCAGAGAAAATTAAGCAAGCCGATGAACCCAAG ATGATAAGCAAAGATAGTGGTGCCGTCTTGAAGGATAACTCAAGCGGTGTTGTCTTGAAAGATAACTCTAGTGCTGCAAGCAATGGTGGCGCCACGTGGGCCTATGAAGTTGCAGGACAGACCATGGTGTGCCCAATAATTGTCGAGGATCTTTCACCGCCCGGTCAGATGCTTGTGGAG ATGCTATGTGAGGAACGTGGCTTTTTCCTAGAGATAGCAGACACCATCCGCAGGTTTGGACTGACAATCTTGAAGGGGCTGATGGAGCTCCGTGATGGCAAGATAATGGCACGATTCCTCGTCGAG GCAAACAAGAACGTGACTAGGATGGACATATTTTTGTCACTTGTTCAGCTGCTACAACAAAATAGCCACAACAGATCTTCTGACCAGCTAGCTAAGGTCATTAGCAGTGGGGTTCGATCTTTCGCGGAGCATCAGCAATCTCCAATGTTGATTCCAGTTGGACTTGCTGAGAGATGA
- the LOC123145075 gene encoding uncharacterized protein isoform X1: MAEALGALCRGGGWSYAAIWRSDRRDPRLLTIGECHCEDEARKVVENMLNQVHVVGEGIIGSALVSGKCQWISDDDSFSLVQTCNAENLGLFQGYTWWQHQFMSGIKTIAVVPIPALGVAQFGSVQKVSENLEFLEHVKGTLCRRESILWDPSTKHIHGDALPHNTRFQLNSLSTKRLMHIKDDPENMKLLENIVGIESLGSLVSTSSSYSPSSSNGFTSYGSFNGRNPPHIVAMPVNSKSINAVRLFHNGSNLMQHNSGSENPLQLRSAKQPDSSLASATTSYSSLNNLPRIEHELSCTPNNLGYHLQSEDSSSYRNSFSACFSVGDELKPMLFDNNNNNNNNNSPVRSNPMHEVDTTGFTSQANCAVYELPNEILVEPTVGTVSTRGKVSNGNTSLLESTVFDPLIHDWWDNSVLLAENIPDFGATTTSSATEQANSDPLSVEGRGLFSESVLEELLGASGNVSTDTACGSVVSSTGPLAGCFSGCELPGYTIHQDSSYSACKEQVPPLNFPSSSYTSENVPSGASKAIPVSLANLSMDDSCSLHTANSKVGQVTNPEGVKVIKKRARPGESTRPRPKDRQQIQDRVKELREIVPNSAKCSIDALLDRTIKHMIFLQGVTKYAEKIKQADEPKMISKDSGAVLKDNSSGVVLKDNSSAASNGGATWAYEVAGQTMVCPIIVEDLSPPGQMLVEMLCEERGFFLEIADTIRRFGLTILKGLMELRDGKIMARFLVEANKNVTRMDIFLSLVQLLQQNSHNRSSDQLAKVISSGVRSFAEHQQSPMLIPVGLAER; this comes from the exons ATGGCGGAGGCACTGGGAGCGCTGTGCCGCGGCGGAGGCTGGTCCTACGCGGCCATCTGGCGCTCCGACCGTCGCGACCCACG TTTGCTAACGATTGGAGAGTGCCACTGCGAAGATGAAGCCCGAAAAGTTGTTGAGAATATGCTTAATCAAGTCCATGTTGTTGGAGAAGG CATCATAGGGTCAGCTCTAGTAAGTGGGAAGTGCCAATGGATTTCCGATGATGATTCCTTTAGTTTGGTTCAGACATGCAACGCAGAAAACCTAGGCTTATTTCAG GGCTATACTTGGTGGCAACATCAGTTCATGAGCGGAATAAAG ACTATTGCAGTAGTACCTATCCCGGCGCTCGGCGTGGCGCAGTTTGGCTCGGTGCAAAAG GTATCTGAGAACTTAGAGTTTCTGGAACATGTTAAAGGCACACTTTGTCGAAGGGAAAGCATCTTATGGGATCCTTCAACCAAACATATTCATGGAGATGCTCTCCCTCATAATACCCGATTTCAACTCAATTCTCTTAGCACAAAGCGTCTTATGCATATCAAAGATGACCCAGAAAACATGAAACTTCTTGAGAACATAGTAGGCATAGAATCTCTAGGGAGTTTAGTAAGTACTTCAAGCAGTTACTCTCCGAGCTCTTCAAATGGTTTCACTTCCTACGGAAGTTTCAACGGTCGAAATCCTCCTCATATAGTGGCCATGCCTGTGAACTCCAAGTCAATAAATGCAGTCAGGTTATTTCATAATGGCAGCAATTTGATGCAGCACAATAGTGGTTCAGAAAATCCATTACAGCTTCGATCTGCTAAACAGCCTGATTCTAGTTTAGCAAGTGCAACCACATCCTATTCCAGTTTAAACAATCTTCCTAGAATAGAGCATGAGCTGTCATGCACACCCAACAATCTAGGATACCACCTTCAAAGTGAAGATTCATCTAGTTACCGTAACTCATTCTCAGCTTGTTTTTCTGTGGGTGATGAGCTCAAACCCATGTTAtttgacaacaacaacaacaacaacaacaacaactctcCTGTTCGAAGTAACCCAATGCATGAGGTCGATACTACCGGATTTACTTCACAGGCTAATTGTGCAGTCTATGAGTTGCCAAATGAAATATTGGTCGAACCAACTGTGGGGACGGTAAGCACTCGCGGAAAAGTTAGCAATGGAAATACCAGTTTGCTAGAAAGCACGGTATTCGATCCCCTCATACATGATTGGTGGGATAACAGTGTCCTACTAGCAGAAAACATTCCAGATTTCGGTGCCACTACCACATCCTCTGCGACAGAACAGGCAAATAGTGATCCACTATCAGTTGAAGGCAGGGGATTGTTTTCAGAATCTGTCCTTGAAGAACTGCTTGGTGCTAGTGGTAATGTGAGTACAGATACAGCATGTGGCTCTGTTGTCTCTAGCACTGGTCCATTAGCTGGTTGTTTCTCAGGCTGTGAATTACCAGGGTACACCATCCACCAAGACTCCTCTTACTCGGCATGCAAGGAACAAGTACCACCATTGAACTTCCCTTCCAGCAGCTATACATCTGAAAATGTACCAAGTGGAGCATCAAAGGCAATACCAGTGTCCCTGGCCAATTTATCTATGGATGACAGTTGCAGTCTGCACACTGCAAATTCCAAGGTCGGGCAGGTAACAAATCCTGAGGGAGTAAAGGTTATAAAGAAAAGAGCTAGACCAGGTGAGAGCACGCGGCCAAGACCGAAGGACCGGCAGCAGATACAAGATCGCGTCAAGGAATTGCGTGAGATAGTCCCAAACAGTGCAAAG TGTAGCATTGATGCTTTGTTGGACCGGACAATCAAGCATATGATCTTTCTGCAAGGTGTAACTAAGTATGCAGAGAAAATTAAGCAAGCCGATGAACCCAAG ATGATAAGCAAAGATAGTGGTGCCGTCTTGAAGGATAACTCAAGCGGTGTTGTCTTGAAAGATAACTCTAGTGCTGCAAGCAATGGTGGCGCCACGTGGGCCTATGAAGTTGCAGGACAGACCATGGTGTGCCCAATAATTGTCGAGGATCTTTCACCGCCCGGTCAGATGCTTGTGGAG ATGCTATGTGAGGAACGTGGCTTTTTCCTAGAGATAGCAGACACCATCCGCAGGTTTGGACTGACAATCTTGAAGGGGCTGATGGAGCTCCGTGATGGCAAGATAATGGCACGATTCCTCGTCGAG GCAAACAAGAACGTGACTAGGATGGACATATTTTTGTCACTTGTTCAGCTGCTACAACAAAATAGCCACAACAGATCTTCTGACCAGCTAGCTAAGGTCATTAGCAGTGGGGTTCGATCTTTCGCGGAGCATCAGCAATCTCCAATGTTGATTCCAGTTGGACTTGCTGAGAGATGA